One window from the genome of Garra rufa chromosome 1, GarRuf1.0, whole genome shotgun sequence encodes:
- the slc17a7a gene encoding solute carrier family 17 member 7a — MEIRPDRFKAQAGKTLGKIHRLLEKRQENGETIELSAEGRPELVEEKELPVVDCTCFGLPRRYIIAILSGLGFCISFGIRCNLGVAIVSMVNDHTVYYGKKPVIVAAQFTWDPETVGMIHGSFFWGYIVTQIPGGFICQKFAANRVFGFAIVATSTLNMLIPAAARVHYGCVIMVRVCQGLVEGVSYPACHGIWAKWAPPLERSRLATTAFCGSYAGAVVAMPLAGVLVQYTGWSSVFYVYGTVGIFWYLFWILVSYESPAVHPTISPEERKYIEDAIGESAGLVNPLQKFKTPWRQFFTSMPVYAIIVANFCRSWTFYLLLISQPAYFEEVFGFEISKVGLVSALPHLVMTIIVPIGGQLADYLRTHNLMTTTNVRKLMNCGGFGMEATLLLVVGFSHTKGIAISFLVLAVGFSGFAISGFNVNHLDIAPRYASILMGISNGVGTLSGMVCPLIVGAMTKHKTREEWQYVFLIASLVHYGGVIFYGIFASGEKQPWADAENTSEEKCGILGEDELANETEELYRTGGQYGAINNPHTGGPNGGGAGAGWVSDWDKTEDYVQPVGTNSYLYGIEGDRDLT, encoded by the exons ACTCCTCGAGAAACGGCAGGAGAATGGCGAGACTATCGAGCTATCGGCAGAGGGTCGTCCGGAGCTGGTGGAGGAGAAGGAGCTCCCTGTCGTGGACTGCACGTGTTTCGGGTTGCCGCGTCGTTACATCATCGCCATCCTGTCCGGCCTGGGCTTCTGCATCTCGTTCGGCATCCGCTGTAACCTTGGTGTAGCCATCGTCAGCATGGTCAACGACCACACGGTGTACTACGGAAAGAAACCTGTCATAGTG GCTGCTCAGTTCACATGGGACCCTGAGACAGTTGGGATGATACACGGCTCATTCTTCTGGGGTTACATCGTAACGCAAATCCCTGGGGGATTCATCTGTCAAAAGTTTGCCGCTAACAG GGTGTTTGGCTTCGCAATAGTGGCAACGTCGACGCTGAATATGCTGATCCCAGCGGCAGCAAGAGTTCACTATGGGTGTGTTATCATGGTCAGGGTTTGCCAGGGGCTTGTGGAG GGTGTGTCATATCCTGCATGTCACGGCATCTGGGCCAAGTGGGCTCCACCCCTTGAAAGAAGTCGATTAGCAACAACAGCATTCTGTG GTTCATATGCCGGTGCTGTTGTTGCAATGCCTTTGGCTGGAGTCTTGGTCCAGTACACAGGATGGTCCTCAGTGTTTTATGTATATG GAACTGTTGGGATATTCTGGTATCTCTTCTGGATTTTAGTTTCCTATGAGAGTCCAGCTGTTCACCCAACCATCTCACCAGAAGAGAGGAAGTACATTGAGGATGCCATCGGGGAATCCGCCGGCCTGGTCAACCCCCTGCAG AAATTTAAAACCCCCTGGCGGCAGTTCTTTACCTCCATGCCAGTGTATGCCATCATTGTGGCCAACTTCTGCAGAAGCTGGACCTTCTACTTGCTCCTCATCAGCCAGCCCGCTTACTTCGAGGAGGTGTTTGGCTTTGAAATCAGCAag GTGGGGCTGGTGTCTGCACTTCCTCATTTAGTGATGACCATCATTGTGCCAATTGGTGGACAACTTGCCGACTACCTGAGAACACATAATTTAATGACCACTACGAATGTCCGCAAACTCATGAACTGTGGAG ggtTTGGAATGGAAGCCACTCTACTTCTGGTTGTTGGTTTCTCACATACCAAAGGAATAGCCATTTCTTTCCTTGTACTGGCTGTTGGTTTTAGTGGATTTGCAATTTCAG GCTTTAATGTGAATCATCTTGACATTGCTCCACGTTATGCCAGTATCCTGATGGGAATCTCCAATGGAGTGGGAACTTTGTCAGGAATGGTGTGTCCGCTCATAGTTGGAGCCATGACCAAACATAAG ACACGTGAAGAGTGGCAATATGTCTTCCTTATCGCATCACTTGTGCATTATGGAGGTGTGATCTTTTATG GGATCTTTGCATCAGGTGAGAAGCAGCCATGGGCGGATGCTGAGAATACCAGTGAGGAGAAGTGTGGAATTCTGGGAGAGGATGAACTGGCCAATGAAACGGAAGAGCTGTACAGGACTGGCGGACAGTACGGAGCTATAAACAATCCCCATACTGGTGGTCCAAACGGAGGAGGTGCTGGGGCAGGATGGGTATCAGATTGGGATAAAACAGAAGATTATGTTCAACCAGTCGGGACGAATAGTTATTTATATGGCATAGAGGGAGACAGAGATCTCACATAG